Proteins encoded together in one Lysinibacillus sp. FSL K6-0232 window:
- a CDS encoding CAP and S-layer homology domain-containing protein, which translates to MAVLKRLMCIVLLAIVTVLGSLTGVGQVEAASFKVIDIPNSYWANTSIQHMLSKEYMATYSDQTFKPEQAITRAEAAAAIARSIQPNMDTVKSTSFKDVPATHPYYKEICQLEKLGIIQKSDAFHPEEPLKRMQVVKMLALAYKLKVDSQNHSQFTDVPRTHWAKDYIESLADIGIIGGVNAKQFAPNQFVTRAQFAVFVERSINFQQKVTRLEVAYDYLAKDYIPTINLSTAWSKEVVELINMERQEHNLAPVVFDPELTQIAVIKAQDMVKRHYFEHTSPYYGAPWDLATLFDYTYTSFGENIARNFKSPELTVKAWMASPSHRDNILKEHYTNTGVAIAQDNKGNYYWVQMFASQ; encoded by the coding sequence GTGGCTGTATTGAAAAGATTGATGTGTATAGTGCTGCTTGCAATTGTAACAGTGCTGGGGAGCCTTACAGGTGTTGGGCAAGTGGAAGCGGCATCATTCAAGGTGATAGATATTCCCAATTCGTATTGGGCAAATACGTCGATTCAGCATATGCTATCAAAGGAATATATGGCTACATATAGTGATCAAACATTTAAGCCTGAACAAGCGATTACAAGAGCAGAAGCTGCCGCAGCTATTGCACGCTCCATTCAGCCAAATATGGATACAGTGAAATCCACAAGCTTTAAGGATGTTCCTGCAACACATCCGTATTATAAAGAAATTTGCCAGCTTGAGAAGCTAGGTATTATTCAAAAAAGTGATGCCTTTCATCCAGAAGAGCCTTTAAAGCGCATGCAAGTAGTGAAGATGCTCGCATTAGCCTATAAGCTAAAAGTAGATAGTCAAAATCATAGCCAGTTTACAGATGTTCCTCGTACACATTGGGCAAAGGATTATATTGAATCTCTAGCAGATATAGGTATTATTGGTGGTGTTAACGCTAAACAATTTGCCCCTAACCAATTCGTGACACGTGCACAGTTTGCTGTATTTGTGGAGCGTAGCATTAACTTTCAGCAAAAAGTTACACGGCTGGAAGTAGCTTATGATTATTTAGCAAAAGATTATATTCCAACGATTAACCTTTCTACAGCATGGTCGAAAGAGGTTGTAGAATTAATTAATATGGAAAGACAGGAGCATAATTTAGCACCCGTTGTCTTTGATCCAGAGCTCACACAAATTGCTGTTATTAAAGCACAGGATATGGTGAAGCGCCATTATTTTGAGCATACTTCTCCTTATTATGGAGCACCATGGGATTTAGCGACATTATTTGATTATACGTATACAAGCTTTGGAGAAAATATTGCACGCAATTTCAAATCACCAGAGCTTACTGTTAAAGCATGGATGGCTTCTCCTTCACATCGAGATAATATTTTAAAAGAGCACTATACAAATACAGGTGTTGCTATTGCACAGGATAACAAAGGAAATTACTATTGGGTTCAAATGTTTGCTAGTCAATAA
- a CDS encoding C40 family peptidase codes for MKKKWLLPIFASFMLFSTTHIDNAEAATKSDVTSTASKYLGIPYKYGGTTTSGFDCSGFTSKVFADLGIKLNRTSGSQYQQGTAVAKSDLQVGDLLFFNTSGRGISHVAIYIGDGKMIHSQTNQGVSYSNVNDPYYWGSRYVGAKRVATFDEKQQAEVKQAAIDFSVYASRAEVAVQIAKALNLDTSDTNTGFVDVKPTNANAGAIAAVAKLGIFEGDANGKFNPSSPITRAQIAKVLVLAFGLENRGEARTFSDVPQNSWAYEYVSTLAANGVTTGDGDGQFGMDELLKIDQLKTFINRIQP; via the coding sequence ATGAAAAAGAAATGGTTACTACCGATTTTTGCATCATTTATGTTATTTTCAACAACTCATATCGATAATGCTGAAGCAGCGACAAAATCAGATGTCACTAGCACAGCTTCTAAATATTTAGGTATTCCTTATAAATACGGCGGTACAACAACAAGCGGTTTTGATTGCTCTGGCTTTACTTCTAAAGTATTTGCAGATCTAGGCATTAAATTAAACCGCACATCAGGCTCACAATATCAACAAGGTACTGCAGTAGCAAAAAGTGATCTTCAAGTTGGGGATTTACTATTTTTCAACACAAGTGGTCGTGGCATTTCACATGTAGCAATATACATAGGTGACGGAAAAATGATCCACTCTCAAACGAATCAAGGTGTAAGTTACTCAAACGTTAATGATCCATATTATTGGGGTTCTCGTTATGTAGGTGCTAAACGTGTTGCAACATTTGATGAGAAGCAACAAGCTGAGGTAAAACAAGCAGCAATTGACTTTTCTGTATATGCTTCTCGTGCAGAAGTAGCAGTACAAATTGCCAAAGCTTTAAACTTAGATACATCTGATACAAATACTGGCTTTGTAGATGTAAAACCAACAAATGCAAATGCAGGTGCTATTGCAGCTGTAGCAAAATTAGGTATCTTTGAAGGCGATGCAAATGGTAAATTTAATCCGTCTTCACCAATTACGCGTGCACAAATTGCTAAAGTATTGGTACTAGCATTTGGTCTTGAAAACCGTGGTGAAGCAAGAACATTTAGCGATGTTCCTCAAAATAGCTGGGCATATGAATATGTTTCAACTCTTGCAGCAAATGGTGTAACAACTGGTGATGGTGATGGTCAATTTGGTATGGATGAGTTACTTAAAATCGATCAATTAAAAACATTTATTAATAGAATTCAGCCATAA
- a CDS encoding N-acetylmuramoyl-L-alanine amidase, whose product MFTLHSASVSANTNIKFEDVSTNHQAYEEINYLVNLGVIQGYFVNGKRVFGPNNNVTRGQAAKMVVVASGNKPLVVSKSSFSDVTAGTEMSGYIERAVQLGFFDKNTKGQFLPNKALTRGEMSYVLSKAFNLDTSEYEGVDSPFIDVGITHEYVKYVNTIYYNGITNGTGNKYLPNGTVTRAHFSLFVARAKSEKYRLELPVKGTSVPDTSQVIGLIKVTTDGLNIRKSKDSSSSTNIVGQVNKGGKLAVYAVEGNWLKVTYKGAYAYVFKQYAEFLDADGNELGAVAKEVVTKGAVNLYVKPTSSAKIITTLKANEKLPVYKTVGGYYLTKVNGMPGYIVANSTTDAAAEEKPNPNPNPTPPPATSGDTLGRVTVANLNVRSQSNATSAVLFKLNKGAYVQVHNVNGYWAQISYNGQTGYVHKSYLKLLNQSGNPLKDRVIILDPGHGGKDPGAVVGSVSEKSITLKVGTQVKQMLENAGAKVYMTRTGDTYPSLQDRVDFTQANYGEIFVSIHVNAASSTSASGTETYYAISTGDMYQEDIDLATFVNNQIVNNLNMKNRGVKQQQYYVIRNMAIPSILVELGFLTNSQDRNKMTDDQYVKVFAESIYNGILQYYKKQ is encoded by the coding sequence ATGTTTACATTACATAGTGCAAGTGTCAGCGCGAATACAAATATCAAGTTTGAAGATGTTTCTACTAATCATCAAGCCTATGAAGAAATCAATTATTTAGTAAATTTAGGTGTGATTCAAGGTTATTTTGTCAATGGTAAAAGAGTTTTTGGCCCAAATAATAATGTAACAAGAGGACAAGCAGCAAAAATGGTTGTTGTTGCCTCTGGAAACAAACCATTAGTTGTTAGTAAATCTAGCTTTTCAGATGTAACAGCAGGCACTGAAATGTCTGGTTACATAGAACGAGCTGTACAACTAGGGTTTTTCGACAAAAATACAAAAGGTCAATTCCTACCAAATAAAGCTTTAACTCGTGGTGAAATGAGTTATGTATTGTCGAAAGCATTTAATTTAGATACAAGCGAGTATGAAGGTGTTGATTCACCATTTATTGATGTAGGTATTACACATGAGTACGTAAAATATGTGAATACTATCTATTATAACGGTATTACAAATGGTACAGGCAATAAATATTTACCAAATGGTACAGTAACACGTGCACACTTTTCACTGTTTGTTGCTCGTGCAAAAAGTGAGAAATATCGTTTAGAGTTACCTGTAAAAGGGACATCTGTTCCTGATACATCACAGGTAATTGGTTTAATTAAAGTCACAACAGATGGCTTAAATATTCGTAAGTCAAAGGATTCTTCCTCAAGCACGAATATTGTAGGTCAAGTAAATAAAGGCGGTAAACTAGCTGTCTATGCCGTTGAAGGCAATTGGTTAAAAGTAACTTATAAAGGGGCATATGCTTATGTCTTTAAGCAATATGCAGAGTTTTTAGATGCAGATGGCAATGAGTTAGGAGCTGTTGCCAAAGAGGTTGTAACAAAAGGTGCTGTGAACTTGTATGTCAAACCAACTTCATCAGCAAAAATCATTACAACACTTAAAGCAAACGAAAAATTACCCGTTTATAAAACAGTTGGTGGCTACTATTTAACAAAAGTAAATGGTATGCCGGGCTATATTGTAGCGAACAGTACAACAGATGCAGCTGCAGAAGAAAAGCCAAATCCTAACCCAAATCCAACACCACCACCAGCAACTTCTGGTGATACACTTGGAAGAGTAACAGTTGCGAATCTAAATGTTCGTAGTCAAAGCAATGCAACATCTGCCGTATTATTCAAGTTGAATAAAGGAGCATATGTTCAAGTCCATAACGTTAACGGATATTGGGCACAAATCTCTTATAATGGTCAAACAGGCTACGTGCATAAGTCTTATCTAAAACTATTAAATCAATCAGGAAATCCTTTAAAAGATCGTGTAATCATCTTGGACCCAGGTCATGGTGGTAAGGACCCAGGCGCAGTAGTAGGCTCTGTTTCTGAGAAAAGTATTACATTAAAAGTGGGTACACAAGTAAAGCAAATGCTAGAAAATGCTGGTGCAAAGGTTTATATGACACGTACTGGCGACACATACCCATCATTACAGGATCGTGTAGATTTTACACAAGCAAACTATGGTGAAATTTTTGTGAGTATCCATGTCAATGCCGCTTCTAGTACATCTGCATCTGGTACTGAAACATACTATGCAATCTCGACAGGAGATATGTATCAGGAGGACATTGATTTAGCAACTTTCGTTAATAATCAAATCGTCAATAACTTAAATATGAAAAATCGTGGTGTGAAGCAGCAACAATACTACGTTATCCGTAATATGGCTATCCCATCTATTTTAGTGGAGCTTGGTTTCTTAACGAATAGCCAAGATCGCAATAAAATGACAGATGATCAATACGTTAAAGTATTTGCCGAATCGATCTATAATGGGATTTTACAATACTATAAAAAACAATAA
- a CDS encoding S-layer homology domain-containing protein, with protein sequence MRKLSIFLSLLMFVSIVIWQPQNAYADELSGHMHESGLRYLIAKEALLKDENGSYRPNDTVTRGEFATYIAKALNLATKNNITFTDVPDTYVFADEIKLAATAGIITGYTDGSFKPNAHISREHMAVMLIRAVDYLKIPKGTSSITFKDNATIFKDFRQDIAIGAQLGLIKGSSNGMFLPRDNATIGEASTFIFRLIVLADSVRQNPTSPENNNNNGNSGNNSGSNNGNTATYIVKEISNGDLVEKQAFASFEAAEKAMSNHSLVITHNNKIIKMTSGHVVTNNYVALYSENIKDQMAVAASTEMEYLDSDATQVKVRLAGHVGYLKQADVSLIPSGLMKGRSYYTNENGEIKHTLYDYKSNKYAASYVYGKAPSFMKQGEKYFSWDGINFTNANGSSKGEAYNYYQFLPARAKTQYTAEELDQYILQKLAEVESSGASLYKNATTKSKLIGLGSVLKEVEVNSHINAMLILALAQHESAYGMSDHAQNLNNLFGLYVYDTNPLNKKFDSVEANIHELVEKFLQPNYITPGGRYTNGAVVGSKAMGFNVKYASDPFWGAKIAGHYYRAEKALGFKDASNPYKVAVTTTAGLNVRPDASTSQSPLYTFNKSNMPVIITDASLNGWCQIISDKPYTEPAYISLDYIKVINTVR encoded by the coding sequence ATGAGAAAACTATCAATTTTTCTATCACTCTTGATGTTTGTCAGCATAGTTATTTGGCAGCCCCAAAATGCCTATGCTGATGAGCTATCAGGACATATGCATGAAAGCGGTCTTCGTTATTTAATTGCTAAAGAAGCTTTGTTAAAAGATGAAAATGGTAGCTACCGACCAAATGATACAGTAACTCGCGGTGAGTTTGCCACATACATAGCAAAAGCTTTAAATTTAGCAACAAAAAATAATATTACCTTTACAGATGTTCCAGATACATACGTATTTGCAGACGAAATTAAACTTGCTGCGACGGCTGGAATTATTACTGGTTATACAGATGGCTCCTTTAAGCCAAATGCACATATTTCAAGAGAGCATATGGCTGTTATGCTAATCCGAGCTGTTGATTATTTAAAAATACCAAAGGGCACTTCTTCTATTACGTTTAAAGATAATGCCACAATTTTTAAAGATTTCCGTCAAGATATTGCAATTGGCGCTCAGCTAGGGTTAATTAAAGGTAGCTCAAATGGGATGTTTTTACCAAGAGATAATGCCACAATTGGCGAGGCATCAACGTTTATTTTCCGTTTAATTGTCCTTGCTGATAGTGTTCGTCAAAACCCTACCTCCCCTGAAAACAACAATAACAATGGCAACTCAGGCAATAACAGTGGTAGCAATAATGGGAATACTGCCACGTATATTGTAAAGGAAATTTCAAATGGTGATTTAGTGGAGAAGCAAGCCTTTGCTAGCTTTGAAGCAGCCGAAAAAGCAATGTCCAATCATTCACTTGTCATTACACATAATAATAAAATTATTAAAATGACCTCAGGCCATGTTGTAACAAATAACTATGTAGCATTATATTCTGAAAACATTAAAGATCAAATGGCGGTTGCTGCTAGTACTGAAATGGAATACTTAGACAGTGATGCAACACAAGTAAAAGTACGCTTAGCAGGCCATGTCGGCTATTTAAAGCAGGCTGATGTTTCGTTAATTCCTTCTGGATTAATGAAAGGACGCTCTTACTATACAAATGAGAATGGCGAGATTAAGCATACTTTATATGACTATAAATCAAATAAATATGCAGCTAGCTATGTGTATGGCAAGGCTCCTAGCTTTATGAAGCAAGGTGAAAAATATTTCAGCTGGGATGGCATTAACTTTACAAATGCCAATGGTTCTTCAAAAGGAGAAGCCTATAACTACTATCAATTTTTACCTGCTCGTGCGAAAACACAATATACAGCTGAAGAGCTCGATCAATATATTTTGCAAAAATTAGCTGAGGTTGAAAGCTCAGGTGCTTCGCTTTATAAAAATGCCACAACGAAAAGTAAATTAATTGGCTTAGGCTCTGTGTTAAAAGAAGTGGAGGTAAACTCTCATATTAATGCAATGCTAATTTTGGCACTTGCACAACATGAAAGTGCTTATGGTATGAGTGACCATGCTCAAAATTTAAATAATCTATTTGGTCTATACGTTTATGATACAAATCCATTAAATAAAAAGTTTGATAGTGTGGAAGCAAATATTCATGAGCTTGTTGAAAAGTTCTTACAGCCAAACTATATTACACCTGGTGGACGTTATACAAACGGTGCAGTCGTTGGCTCTAAGGCGATGGGCTTTAATGTGAAATACGCCTCTGACCCATTCTGGGGAGCTAAAATTGCAGGGCACTACTATCGCGCTGAAAAGGCATTAGGCTTTAAAGATGCTAGCAATCCATATAAAGTTGCTGTTACAACAACGGCTGGTCTTAATGTGCGCCCTGACGCATCAACAAGCCAAAGCCCTCTTTATACATTCAATAAAAGCAATATGCCTGTTATTATAACAGATGCCAGCTTAAATGGTTGGTGCCAAATTATCTCTGATAAACCATACACAGAACCAGCCTATATTAGTCTAGATTATATAAAAGTTATCAATACGGTTCGATAA
- the pruA gene encoding L-glutamate gamma-semialdehyde dehydrogenase: MIPYKHEPFTDFTQEANYNAYVEALNKVEGYLGQDYPLIIGGERVTTEDKIVSYNPAKKTEVVGRVSKANQALAEKAMQEADKAFKTWKKVDPAIRADVLFKAAAIVRRRKHEFSALLTKEAGKPWAEADADTAEAIDFMEYYGRQMLRIKDGQPVESRPGEYNRYDYIPLGIGIVISPWNFAFAIMAGTTVAALVTGNTVLLKPASTTPIIAYKFIEVLEEAGLPAGVVNFVPGSGAEVGDYLVDHPKTRFISFTGSRDVGLRINQRASVVNEGQIWLKRVIAEMGGKDTIVVDKEADLELAAQSIVKSAFGFSGQKCSACSRAVIVEDVYDQVVARVVELTNTLTVGDPADFSNFMATVIDQAAFNKITEYIEIGKGEGRLVAGGTADDSVGYFVQPTVFADVDPSARIMKEEIFGPVVAIAKAKDFDHAIDIANDTEYGLTGAVITKNRMHIEKAREEFHVGNLYFNRGCTGAIVGYQPFGGFNMSGTDSKAGGPDYLQLHMQAKTTSEML; encoded by the coding sequence ATGATTCCGTACAAACACGAACCATTTACAGATTTTACACAAGAGGCAAACTACAATGCATATGTAGAAGCTTTAAATAAAGTGGAAGGCTACTTAGGCCAAGACTATCCACTCATTATTGGTGGCGAGCGTGTCACAACAGAAGATAAAATCGTTTCCTATAACCCTGCAAAGAAAACAGAAGTCGTAGGTCGTGTATCCAAAGCGAACCAAGCGCTTGCTGAAAAAGCGATGCAAGAGGCAGACAAAGCATTTAAAACATGGAAAAAGGTTGATCCTGCTATTCGTGCAGATGTACTTTTCAAAGCAGCAGCAATTGTGCGTCGTCGTAAGCATGAATTCTCAGCTTTATTAACAAAGGAAGCAGGAAAACCATGGGCTGAGGCAGATGCAGATACAGCAGAAGCGATCGACTTTATGGAATACTATGGTCGTCAAATGCTACGCATTAAAGATGGGCAACCAGTAGAAAGCCGTCCGGGTGAATATAACCGCTATGACTATATTCCATTAGGAATTGGTATCGTTATTTCTCCATGGAACTTTGCCTTTGCAATTATGGCAGGCACAACGGTGGCAGCATTAGTAACAGGGAACACAGTGCTATTAAAGCCTGCTTCTACAACACCAATTATTGCGTATAAATTTATCGAAGTATTAGAGGAAGCGGGTCTTCCAGCAGGTGTGGTTAACTTTGTCCCAGGCTCTGGTGCAGAAGTGGGCGACTACCTAGTAGACCATCCAAAAACACGCTTCATTAGCTTCACAGGCTCACGTGATGTTGGCTTACGCATTAACCAACGTGCCTCTGTTGTCAATGAAGGACAAATTTGGTTAAAACGTGTCATCGCTGAAATGGGTGGTAAGGATACAATCGTTGTCGATAAAGAAGCTGATTTAGAATTAGCTGCGCAATCCATCGTGAAATCAGCATTTGGCTTCTCTGGTCAAAAATGCTCTGCATGTTCTCGTGCGGTTATCGTAGAAGATGTCTATGACCAAGTGGTAGCGCGTGTGGTGGAATTAACAAACACATTAACAGTGGGTGATCCAGCAGATTTCAGCAACTTTATGGCAACAGTTATCGACCAAGCAGCATTCAATAAAATTACAGAGTACATTGAAATCGGTAAAGGCGAAGGTCGTCTTGTAGCAGGTGGTACAGCAGACGATTCAGTAGGTTACTTTGTACAACCAACAGTATTTGCAGATGTAGACCCTTCTGCACGCATTATGAAGGAAGAAATCTTTGGACCAGTAGTGGCAATTGCGAAAGCAAAAGATTTCGACCATGCCATTGACATTGCAAACGATACAGAATACGGCTTAACAGGTGCAGTTATTACGAAAAACCGTATGCATATCGAAAAAGCACGTGAAGAATTCCATGTCGGCAACCTGTACTTCAACCGTGGCTGTACAGGTGCGATTGTTGGTTACCAACCATTCGGTGGCTTCAATATGTCAGGCACAGACTCTAAAGCAGGTGGCCCAGACTACCTACAATTACACATGCAAGCAAAAACAACTTCAGAAATGCTTTAA
- a CDS encoding helix-turn-helix domain-containing protein: MENNVLLNIYKYVIEQGDMGICVVDIEGKLLIYNKKMRELEGVNEDEFEQRRALEIIDFEIEKSDIYKVLSTETPVLNVKKTYWNKKNQEVTYISNIYPLHYEGKLVGAVEFARDITQLEYMMYQPLRRYGAPLTFDIITAVSDVMKDVIEKAKIVALSRMPVVLIGESGTGIDMIAEGIHHDLKVQNDMFIALICRRDEETILKQFEKYIVEKEKITFFAERIEYLSMEAQEQIVELFNNYPNHQHMLIASVGKDPIDLIQEQQLSKKLYRLFSGITIYVPPLRERKEDIMPFVDDYFKRHRDSFGSSIQGLSEEVKDIFLTYDWPGNLKELEVLLDEISSLLTNETAIDLHMLPAHFKWKIQHSSDYGAEDTADLFIIKNPTDIRPLDVYMKEVEEYYISKALDFHQGNISKTAAALGIRRQSLQYRVKNYKLNKKSENID, from the coding sequence ATGGAAAATAATGTTTTATTAAATATTTATAAGTATGTTATTGAGCAGGGGGATATGGGTATCTGTGTAGTGGATATAGAGGGGAAGCTGCTTATATACAATAAAAAAATGCGAGAATTAGAGGGCGTTAATGAGGATGAATTTGAGCAGAGACGGGCACTAGAGATTATTGATTTTGAAATAGAAAAAAGTGATATCTATAAGGTGCTAAGCACGGAAACGCCTGTGCTAAATGTGAAAAAAACATATTGGAATAAAAAAAATCAAGAAGTTACCTACATAAGCAATATTTATCCACTGCACTATGAGGGGAAGCTAGTCGGTGCGGTGGAATTTGCACGGGATATTACACAGCTTGAATATATGATGTACCAGCCATTACGAAGATATGGTGCGCCGCTAACATTTGATATTATTACAGCCGTGTCTGATGTGATGAAGGATGTAATTGAGAAGGCAAAAATTGTTGCGCTTAGCAGAATGCCTGTGGTGCTAATTGGAGAGTCTGGTACAGGGATTGATATGATTGCTGAGGGTATTCATCATGATTTAAAGGTTCAAAATGATATGTTTATTGCGTTAATTTGCCGTAGGGATGAGGAAACAATATTAAAGCAATTTGAAAAATATATTGTTGAAAAGGAGAAAATCACCTTTTTTGCTGAACGGATTGAATATTTATCGATGGAGGCGCAGGAGCAAATTGTAGAGCTTTTCAACAACTATCCAAATCATCAACATATGCTAATTGCAAGTGTGGGCAAGGACCCAATCGATTTAATTCAAGAGCAGCAGCTATCGAAAAAATTATATCGTCTATTTTCAGGCATTACGATTTATGTGCCGCCATTACGAGAACGAAAAGAAGATATTATGCCATTTGTCGATGACTATTTTAAGCGACATCGTGATTCATTTGGTTCGTCAATTCAAGGCTTATCGGAGGAAGTAAAGGATATCTTTTTAACGTATGACTGGCCTGGAAATTTAAAGGAATTAGAAGTATTGCTTGATGAGATTTCCTCACTGCTCACAAATGAAACAGCTATTGACCTCCATATGCTACCAGCCCACTTCAAATGGAAAATCCAGCATTCCTCTGATTATGGGGCAGAGGATACGGCGGATTTATTTATTATTAAAAATCCAACTGATATTAGGCCGCTCGATGTCTACATGAAAGAGGTTGAGGAATATTATATTTCCAAGGCATTGGATTTTCATCAGGGGAATATTTCAAAAACCGCTGCCGCATTGGGGATACGACGCCAAAGTTTACAATATCGTGTGAAAAACTATAAGCTCAATAAAAAAAGCGAAAACATTGATTAA
- a CDS encoding proline dehydrogenase family protein, translated as MALRDFFIALSENQLLNSAAQKYGLRMGAQSVVAGTTIPEVVQTIKELNRANISCTVDNLGEFVFEKSAATAAKNNILAVIQAIHDEQLDAHISLKPSQLGQDIDIDFCYENLKEVVALAHQYNIFVNFDMENYGRLHSSFDLLDKLHKEYDNVGTVIQAYFFESDENIEKYKDFRLRIVKGAYKEAEEVAYQSKVDIDRNYLKLIEYHLLHGKFTSIATHDHNVINHVKQFVKQHNIPNDKFEFQMLYGFRKDMQLDLAREGYNFCTYLPFGNDWYGYFMRRLAERPQNLALVTKQVFNKKTNTTIGLGVAAFALGRLSKKAK; from the coding sequence ATGGCATTACGTGACTTTTTTATCGCGCTTTCAGAAAATCAATTATTAAACAGCGCTGCACAAAAATACGGTTTACGCATGGGTGCACAAAGCGTTGTAGCAGGAACAACTATTCCAGAGGTTGTGCAAACAATTAAAGAATTAAACCGTGCAAATATTTCTTGTACTGTTGATAACCTTGGTGAGTTCGTTTTTGAGAAATCAGCAGCAACAGCAGCAAAAAACAATATTTTAGCAGTAATTCAAGCCATTCATGATGAGCAATTAGATGCACATATCTCCCTTAAGCCTTCACAGCTAGGTCAAGATATCGATATCGACTTCTGCTATGAAAACTTAAAAGAAGTGGTAGCGCTTGCACATCAATACAATATTTTTGTAAACTTTGATATGGAAAACTATGGTCGTTTACATAGCTCATTTGATTTATTAGATAAGCTACACAAAGAGTACGATAATGTTGGAACAGTTATTCAAGCATACTTCTTCGAATCAGACGAAAACATTGAAAAATATAAGGATTTCCGCCTTCGTATTGTAAAAGGTGCCTACAAAGAAGCTGAGGAGGTAGCTTATCAATCAAAAGTTGATATCGACCGCAACTACTTAAAGCTAATTGAATACCATTTATTGCACGGGAAATTTACATCGATTGCAACGCATGACCATAATGTTATCAATCATGTAAAGCAATTTGTAAAACAGCATAATATTCCAAACGATAAATTTGAATTCCAAATGCTTTATGGCTTCCGTAAAGATATGCAGCTAGACCTTGCACGTGAAGGCTATAACTTCTGTACATATTTACCATTTGGTAATGATTGGTACGGATACTTTATGCGCCGTCTAGCAGAGCGCCCACAAAACCTAGCGCTTGTAACAAAGCAAGTGTTTAATAAAAAAACAAACACAACGATTGGCCTAGGTGTTGCAGCATTTGCTCTTGGCCGTCTATCCAAAAAAGCGAAGTAA
- a CDS encoding proline racemase family protein, with translation MSNYKYEIKTIDTHTVGEATRIVVGGFPEIVGETMMDKKNFVKENYDHLRMLLMNEPRGHKDMFGSILVEPVNKQCDIGVIFMDSGAYLNMCGHGTIGTVTMCINTGLIEKKDKVLVDTPSGIVECSIYYDGDEVESVEFKNVPAFVLHKDLKIELDELGTVQLDIAFGGSFFAIINASELKVEIDLQNKQEILKYSKIIRDYVNENVSIKHPLIEGITSVDLVEISEKLTNNHYKNVVVFGNEQIDRSPCGTGTCAKMATLSLNEGESIIQESIIGSQFTGRILGRTNVGDYEAIIPSIRGAAWITGEHKFVLQNKDIYPEGFVV, from the coding sequence ATGAGCAATTATAAATACGAAATTAAAACAATTGATACACATACTGTAGGAGAAGCAACACGTATTGTAGTAGGCGGATTTCCAGAAATTGTTGGCGAAACAATGATGGACAAGAAAAACTTCGTAAAAGAAAATTATGACCATTTAAGAATGTTACTAATGAACGAGCCTCGCGGACACAAAGATATGTTTGGTTCTATTTTAGTTGAGCCTGTTAATAAACAATGTGATATTGGCGTTATTTTCATGGATAGTGGCGCTTACTTAAATATGTGTGGGCACGGAACTATTGGTACAGTTACAATGTGTATTAATACAGGGCTTATTGAAAAGAAAGATAAAGTATTAGTTGATACGCCATCGGGTATTGTTGAATGCTCTATTTATTATGATGGAGATGAAGTGGAATCAGTTGAATTTAAAAATGTACCAGCCTTTGTGCTACATAAAGATTTGAAAATTGAATTGGATGAATTGGGTACAGTTCAGCTCGATATTGCTTTTGGAGGAAGTTTTTTTGCAATAATAAATGCTAGTGAATTAAAAGTAGAAATTGATTTACAAAATAAACAAGAGATTCTTAAATATTCTAAAATCATAAGAGATTATGTGAATGAGAATGTTAGTATTAAACATCCACTAATTGAAGGTATCACATCTGTTGACTTAGTAGAGATTTCAGAAAAACTTACGAATAATCATTATAAAAATGTTGTTGTCTTTGGGAATGAACAAATTGACCGTTCACCTTGCGGAACAGGTACATGTGCAAAAATGGCAACGCTTTCTCTAAATGAAGGAGAGTCAATTATCCAAGAAAGTATTATTGGTTCGCAGTTTACAGGCAGAATTTTAGGTAGAACGAATGTAGGAGATTATGAAGCAATCATTCCATCTATCCGTGGTGCAGCTTGGATTACTGGAGAGCATAAATTTGTACTTCAAAATAAAGATATTTATCCAGAAGGCTTTGTTGTTTAA